One Centroberyx gerrardi isolate f3 chromosome 2, fCenGer3.hap1.cur.20231027, whole genome shotgun sequence DNA window includes the following coding sequences:
- the c21h18orf32 gene encoding UPF0729 protein C18orf32 homolog — protein sequence MVCIPCIVIPVLLWVYKRFLEPILYPFISPIMNKFWTKKAVQETGTGDLKASEKSNGTCKLESNGEATANGSTTVADKKTD from the exons ATGGTGTGCATTCCCTGTATCGTGATTCCTGTCCTTTTGTGGGTCTACAAGAGGTTCCTGGAGCCCATCCTCTATCCTTTCATTTCCCCCATAATGAATAAGTTCTGGACCAAGAAAGCGGTCCAGGAGACTGGCACAGGGGACCTAAAAGCCAGTGAAAAGAGTAATGGAACATGCAAG CTTGAAAGCAATGGTGAGGCCACTGCCAATGGATCTACTACAGTAGCAGATAAGAAGACAGATTGA